One window of the Salminus brasiliensis chromosome 1, fSalBra1.hap2, whole genome shotgun sequence genome contains the following:
- the LOC140555213 gene encoding uncharacterized protein, with amino-acid sequence MAEDNIPPHVQVPVHMLQTPAQTGLMVKGSHGRPPGSLDETGVLEGQTVSVNAIRENEIEAENPSTEATTTTSSRQSCQPDIHSVLREMSAVLAELKVEQRHTTAAVNNLETRLRASESQLEELKKKSEERKVAFSASLSGSGHTGPYSIDIILVYKDVFTNIGNAYNPTTGIFTAPVRGVYQFRFSAHGGSGRHVTVVLQKNGDHIAGTHAFQPGGNVSTSNGVSLLLEVGDVVCLKLRANTWVWDDWFHHTTFSGEMLFSV; translated from the exons ATGGCTGAAGATAACATTCCTCCACATGTTCAGGTTCCAGTGCACATGTTGCAGACACCAGCACAAACGGGCCTGATGGTGAAGGGCAGTCATGGCAGGCCTCCAGGCAGCCTGGATGAGACCGG TGTGTTGGAGGGACAGACAGTTAGTGTAAATGCCATCAGAGAGAATGAGATTGAGGCTGAGAATCCCTCTACTGAAGCTACAACCACAACCTCCAGCCGCCAAAGCTGCCAGCCGGACATCCACTCTGTACTGAGAGAGATGAGTGCTGTACTGGCAGAGCTGAAAGTTGAACAGAGACACACAACAGCTGCAGTGAACAACTTAGAGACCAGACTGAGAGCCAGTGAGAGTCAattggaggagctgaagaagaagAGTGAAG AGAGAAAAGTGGCGTTTTCAGCATCCCTTTCAGGAAGTGGTCATACTGGACCATACAGTATTGACATTATTCTGGTCTACAAAGACGTCTTCACCAACATTGGCAATGCTTACAACCCAACTACAG GAATTTTCACTGCGCCTGTGAGAGGAGTCTATCAGTTCAGATTCTCTGCCCATGGAGGAAGCGGACGACATGTTACAGTAGTCTTACAAAAGAATGGAGATCACATAGCTGGAACGCATGCTTTTCAACCTGGGGGCAATGTGAGTACCTCTAATGGTGTCTCACTGTTACTGGAAGTAGGAGATGTTGTCTGTCTTAAGCTCAGAGCTAATACATGGGTGTGGGATGATTGGTTTCACCACACCACATTCAGTggtgaaatgcttttttctgtttga
- the prlh2 gene encoding prolactin releasing hormone 2 translates to MLPQTLALAMPHSRSRWGTVVIMVLLILSATAMCASCTTVEHDLHIVHNVDNRSPEIDPFWYVGRGVRPIGRFGKRESARSVQPVLGSLELLLSALRSEEGARGDRNTRTGLTHDDDDWLP, encoded by the exons ATGCTGCCCCAGACGCTCGCCCTTGCAATGCCCCACTCACGCTCCCGGTGGGGCACGGTGGTCATCATGGTGCTGCTCATCCTGTCAGCCACTGCCATGTGTGCAAGCTGCACCACCGTAGAACATGACCTGCATATCGTCCACAATGTGGATAACAGAA GTCCGGAGATTGACCCATTCTGGTATGTGGGGCGTGGTGTGCGGCCAATCGGTCGCTTTGGGAAGCGGGAGAGTGCACGGAGTGTGCAGCCTGTGCTCGGTTCTCTTGAGCTGCTGCTCAGCGCACTCCGGAGTGAGGAGGGTGCACGGGGAGACAGGAACACACGCACTGGACTCACGCATGATGACGACGACTGGCTACCGTGA